Proteins encoded within one genomic window of Ovis aries strain OAR_USU_Benz2616 breed Rambouillet chromosome 1, ARS-UI_Ramb_v3.0, whole genome shotgun sequence:
- the MANEAL gene encoding glycoprotein endo-alpha-1,2-mannosidase-like protein isoform X1, with product MARRRRRACIALFLVLLFAFGTLMGLRTLKAPDGLPALGPGLELAPFERHPEGAPAPAARAPAAPAAPPPPPPRTAGPGSSPGPAPAEAEPAPGQSLRVYSDLHAFYYSWYGSPGREGHYIHWDHVMVPHWDPKISASYPRGRHSPPDDLGSSFYPELGPYSSRDPDVLREHMTQLKEAAIGVLVLSWYPPGMADDNGEPSDDLVPAILDTAHQYNIQVAFHIQPYKGRDDITLHDNIKYIIDTYGSHGAFYRYKNSMGKSLPLFYIYDSYLTSPEAWAHLLTPSGPHSIRNTPYDGVFIALLVEEGHTHDILAAGFDGMYTYFASNGFSFGSSHQNWKAVKNFCDANNLMFIPSVGPGYIDTSIRPWNNHNTRNRVNGKYYETALQAALTVRPEIVSITSFNEWHEGTQIEKAIPKKTPTRLYLDYLPHQPSLYLELTRRWAEHFIKEKEQWLM from the exons ATGGCCCGGCGGCGGCGCCGCGCCTGCATCGCGCTGTTCTTGGTGCTGCTCTTCGCCTTCGGCACGCTCATGGGCCTCCGCACGCTTAAGGCTCCGGACGGACTCCCGGCGCTGGGCCCGGGCCTGGAGCTGGCGCCCTTTGAGCGACACCCGGAGGGGGCCCCCGCGCCGGCCGCCCGGGCCCCGGCCGCCcccgccgcgccgccgccgccgccgccccgcacCGCTGGCCCGGGCAGCTCCCCAGGGCCGGCCCCAGCGGAGGCCGAACCCGCCCCGGGGCAGAGTCTGCGCGTCTACTCGGACCTGCACGCCTTCTACTACTCGTGGTACGGGAGTCCCGGGCGCGAAGGCCACTACATTCACTGGGACCACGTCATGGTGCCGCACTGGGACCCCAAGATCTCAGCCAGCTACCCCCGCGGCCGCCACAGCCCTCCTGATGACTTGGGCTCCAGCTTCTACCCGGAACTGGGGCCCTACAGCTCCCGGGACCCCGACGTGCTACGGGAGCACATGACCCAGCTGAAGGAAGCCGCCATCG GCGTCCTTGTTCTGTCCTGGTACCCACCTGGCATGGCTGATGATAACGGGGAACCCTCAGATGACCTGGTGCCTGCCATTCTGGACACCGCCCATCAGTACAACATCCAG GTGGCCTTCCACATCCAACCCTACAAGGGCCGAGATGACATCACTCTGCATGACAACATCAAGTACATTATTGACAC GTATGGCTCCCATGGCGCATTTTACCGCTACAAGAACAGCATGGGTAAGAGCCTCCCGCTCTTTTATATCTACGACTCCTACCTGACGTCCCCTGAGGCTTGGGCCCACCTCCTGACGCCAAGCGGGCCCCACTCAATCCGCAACACCCCCTACGATGGGGTCTTCATAGCACTGCTGGTGGAGGAGGGCCACACCCACGACATCCTGGCCGCTGGATTTGACGGCATGTACACCTACTTCGCCTCCAACGGCTTCTCCTTCGGCTCCTCCCATCAGAACTGGAAAGCCGTGAAGAACTTTTGCGATGCCAACAACCTCATGTTCATTCCCAGCGTGGGGCCTGGCTACATTGACACCAGCATCAGGCCTTGGAACAACCACAATACGCGGAACAGAGTCAATGGCAAGTACTATGAGACGGCCCTGCAGGCAGCCCTGACTGTGAGGCCTGAGATTGTCTCTATCACCTCTTTCAACGAGTGGCATGAGGGCACCCAGATTGAGAAGGCCATTCCCAAGAAGACGCCGACTCGGCTGTATTTGGACTACCTGCCTCATCAGCCCAGCCTGTACCTGGAGCTGACGCGCCGCTGGGCGGAGCACTTCATCAAAGAGAAGGAGCAGTGGCTGATGTGA
- the MANEAL gene encoding glycoprotein endo-alpha-1,2-mannosidase-like protein isoform X2, translating to MITGNPQMTWCLPFWTPPISTTSRYGSHGAFYRYKNSMGKSLPLFYIYDSYLTSPEAWAHLLTPSGPHSIRNTPYDGVFIALLVEEGHTHDILAAGFDGMYTYFASNGFSFGSSHQNWKAVKNFCDANNLMFIPSVGPGYIDTSIRPWNNHNTRNRVNGKYYETALQAALTVRPEIVSITSFNEWHEGTQIEKAIPKKTPTRLYLDYLPHQPSLYLELTRRWAEHFIKEKEQWLM from the exons ATGATAACGGGGAACCCTCAGATGACCTGGTGCCTGCCATTCTGGACACCGCCCATCAGTACAACATCCAG GTATGGCTCCCATGGCGCATTTTACCGCTACAAGAACAGCATGGGTAAGAGCCTCCCGCTCTTTTATATCTACGACTCCTACCTGACGTCCCCTGAGGCTTGGGCCCACCTCCTGACGCCAAGCGGGCCCCACTCAATCCGCAACACCCCCTACGATGGGGTCTTCATAGCACTGCTGGTGGAGGAGGGCCACACCCACGACATCCTGGCCGCTGGATTTGACGGCATGTACACCTACTTCGCCTCCAACGGCTTCTCCTTCGGCTCCTCCCATCAGAACTGGAAAGCCGTGAAGAACTTTTGCGATGCCAACAACCTCATGTTCATTCCCAGCGTGGGGCCTGGCTACATTGACACCAGCATCAGGCCTTGGAACAACCACAATACGCGGAACAGAGTCAATGGCAAGTACTATGAGACGGCCCTGCAGGCAGCCCTGACTGTGAGGCCTGAGATTGTCTCTATCACCTCTTTCAACGAGTGGCATGAGGGCACCCAGATTGAGAAGGCCATTCCCAAGAAGACGCCGACTCGGCTGTATTTGGACTACCTGCCTCATCAGCCCAGCCTGTACCTGGAGCTGACGCGCCGCTGGGCGGAGCACTTCATCAAAGAGAAGGAGCAGTGGCTGATGTGA
- the YRDC gene encoding threonylcarbamoyl-AMP synthase: MSPARPCRALRAAVAASMGLSEGPAGSARSGRLLRPPSPTPGARLLRLPGSGAVRAANPERGGWTEALRAAVAELRAGAVVAVPTDTLYGLACSASCSEALGAVYRIKGRSETKPLAVCLGRVADVYRYCHVRVPEELLKDLLPGPVTLVMERSEELNKDLNPFTPLVGIRIPDHTFMQDLAQVFGGPLALTSANLSSQSSPLNVEEFQDLWPHLSLIIDGGPIGDGQSPECRLGSTVVDLSVPGKFGIIRPGCALESTSAILQEYGLLPSHGSCL, from the exons ATGTCTCCGGCACGCCCGTGCAGGGCGCTGAGGGCCGCGGTGGCTGCCAGCATGGGGTTGAGCGAGGGGCCGGCGGGCTCAGCCCGGAGCGGGCGCCTCCTTCGCCCGCCAAGTCCGACGCCGGGGGCCCGGCTGTTGCGGCTCCCGGGGAGCGGGGCCGTGCGGGCCGCAAACCCGGAGCGCGGCGGCTGGACCGAGGCGCTGCGGGCCGCCGTGGCCGAGCTGCGCGCAGGCGCCGTGGTGGCCGTCCCCACCGATACGCTGTACGGCCTGGCCTGCTCGGCGAGCTGCTCGGAAGCACTGGGCGCCGTGTACCGTATCAAGGGCCGCAGCGAGACCAAGCCGCTGGCCGTATGCCTGGGCCGCGTGGCCGACGTCTACAG GTACTGCCATGTGAGAGTACCTGAGGAGCTCCTGAAGGACCTGTTGCCAGGACCGGTGACCCTGGTGATGGAACGCTCAGAGGAGCTCAACAAGGACCTGAATCCTTTCACTCCT CTTGTAGGCATCCGGATTCCTGACCACACCTTCATGCAGGACTTGGCCCAGGTGTTTGGGGGGCCACTCGCTCTCACCAGTGCCAACCTCAGCTCCCAGTCCAGCCCTCTGAATGTTGAG GAATTCCAGGACCTGTGGCCTCACTTGTCCTTGATCATTGATGGGGGACCAATTGGGGACGGCCAGAGCCCAGAGTGTCGACTAGGCTCAACTGTGGTTGACTTGTCTGTGCCTGGAAAGTTTGGCATCATTCGTCCTGGTTG TGCCCTTGAAAGTACTTCAGCCATCCTCCAGGAGTATGGGCTGCTCCCCTCACATGGATCCTGCTTGTGA
- the C1H1orf122 gene encoding uncharacterized protein C1orf122 homolog isoform X1, with translation MEWGPGSDWSRGEAAGVDRGKAGLGLGGRPLPQPPRDERAQQLLDAVEQRQRQLLDTIAACEEMLRQLGRRRPEPAGSGNISAKPGAPSQPAVSSRGGFPKDASDGAAEP, from the exons ATGGAATGGGGCCCGGGTTCAGACTGGTCACGGGG GGAGGCTGCCGGCGTGGACCGTGGGAAGGCGGGGCTGGGGCTCGGCGGGAGGCCACTCCCGCAGCCTCCCCGGGATGAGCGCGCCCAGCAGCTGCTGGACGCCGTGgagcagcggcagcggcagctcCTGGACACCATCGCCGCCTGCGAGGAGATGCTGCGGCAGCTGGGCCGCCGGCGCCCGGAGCCGGCTGGTAGCGGG AATATCTCAGCCAAACCTGGAGCGCCCTCCCAGCCAGCTGTCTCCTCCAGAGGTGGCTTTCCAAAGGATGCTAGCGATGGAGCTGCGGAGCCCTGA
- the C1H1orf122 gene encoding uncharacterized protein C1orf122 homolog isoform X2 — protein sequence MLRQLGRRRPEPAGSGNISAKPGAPSQPAVSSRGGFPKDASDGAAEP from the exons ATGCTGCGGCAGCTGGGCCGCCGGCGCCCGGAGCCGGCTGGTAGCGGG AATATCTCAGCCAAACCTGGAGCGCCCTCCCAGCCAGCTGTCTCCTCCAGAGGTGGCTTTCCAAAGGATGCTAGCGATGGAGCTGCGGAGCCCTGA